The Haloplasma contractile SSD-17B genome has a segment encoding these proteins:
- a CDS encoding CGGC domain-containing protein, producing the protein MKLAIIRCLQTEDDCPGTTCFKVIYNKKLAFKDIEDDIEIVGVNTCGGCPGKKAVFRAKEMVRRGADTIAFASCITKGSPIGFPCPHANTIKERVESKVGKQIRIIDYTH; encoded by the coding sequence ATGAAGTTAGCAATAATAAGATGTTTACAAACTGAAGACGACTGTCCTGGTACTACATGTTTTAAAGTTATTTATAATAAAAAATTGGCCTTTAAAGACATTGAAGATGATATTGAAATTGTAGGGGTAAATACCTGTGGTGGATGTCCTGGGAAAAAAGCAGTTTTTAGAGCGAAGGAAATGGTTAGACGTGGAGCTGACACAATCGCATTTGCCTCTTGTATCACTAAAGGATCTCCAATTGGATTTCCATGTCCACATGCTAATACAATTAAAGAAAGAGTCGAAAGTAAAGTAGGAAAACAAATAAGAATAATTGATTATACTCATTAA
- a CDS encoding cysteine desulfurase family protein has protein sequence MVYLDYNASTPIDPDVIETMEPFIKHQFGNPSTNYNLGKKAKEAVENARKQVAGLLNCTPDEIIFTSGGSESNNTVIKGAANLLRKKGNHIITSQIEHPSVLTVCKYLEQNGFTVTYLPVDEYGMVIIEELKKAMNPKTILVTIMHANNETGTIQPIKEIAKICHANGTLLHTDAAQSIGKVNVDINDLDVDFLTLAGHKLYAPKGIGVLYVKNGVPYEPLIHGASHENGKRAGTENVIFNVGLGKACEIAYDHLQNKDTTIQDLTNYLYNQLVSIFSDKIKLNGHPTYRLPNTLNISFLDYNAHSIVEKLDEVAVSTGSACHSGLTSLSPVLKAMNLDHLTGSGAIRFSLGRFTTKEEINTVIEQLKLIIK, from the coding sequence ATGGTTTATTTAGATTACAATGCTTCAACACCTATAGATCCTGATGTTATAGAAACAATGGAACCTTTTATTAAACACCAATTCGGAAACCCGTCTACAAACTATAATTTAGGAAAAAAAGCAAAAGAAGCAGTTGAGAACGCTAGAAAACAAGTAGCTGGACTATTGAATTGTACACCTGATGAAATTATTTTCACAAGTGGTGGAAGCGAGTCAAACAATACCGTTATTAAAGGCGCTGCCAATTTATTACGGAAAAAGGGAAATCATATTATTACATCTCAAATTGAACATCCGTCTGTTCTTACTGTATGTAAATATTTAGAACAGAATGGTTTTACAGTGACTTATTTACCAGTTGATGAATACGGGATGGTTATTATTGAGGAATTAAAAAAAGCAATGAATCCTAAAACAATACTCGTGACAATAATGCATGCGAACAATGAAACGGGTACAATTCAACCAATAAAGGAAATCGCTAAAATTTGTCATGCTAACGGTACTTTACTACATACCGATGCAGCTCAATCAATTGGAAAAGTTAATGTTGACATCAATGATCTTGACGTTGATTTCTTGACACTTGCCGGGCACAAGTTATATGCTCCAAAGGGTATTGGAGTATTATATGTAAAAAATGGAGTGCCATATGAACCATTAATTCATGGAGCAAGTCATGAGAATGGAAAAAGAGCTGGAACAGAAAATGTTATTTTTAATGTAGGACTTGGGAAAGCATGTGAGATTGCTTATGATCATTTACAAAATAAAGATACAACAATTCAGGATTTAACTAATTATTTATATAATCAACTAGTAAGTATTTTTAGTGATAAAATCAAACTTAATGGGCACCCTACATATCGTTTACCCAATACATTAAATATATCTTTCTTAGACTACAACGCACATTCAATAGTTGAAAAACTAGATGAGGTAGCTGTTTCAACAGGATCCGCCTGTCATTCTGGTCTAACATCTTTATCCCCTGTCCTAAAAGCAATGAATTTAGATCATTTAACAGGATCCGGTGCAATCAGATTCAGTTTGGGCAGATTTACAACCAAGGAAGAAATTAATACTGTAATTGAACAATTAAAATTAATTATAAAATAA
- a CDS encoding DUF368 domain-containing protein, producing MIIINFIRGFFMAVADSVPGVSGGTIAFIMGFYDDFINSLDRIVSKSVKLKEKKNAFIFLGKIGFGWIFGMGISVLILSAFFEQEVYRISSLFLGLILFSIPLIIHEEKKSLKGKYNNIIFTLLGILLVSLITYFNPVRSSDAVSLNLAYGIFIFVAGMIAISAMVLPGISGSTILVIFGLYATIITSIKDFMSLNLQSLPTLILFGLGVLTGVITIIPLLKYLLANHRSKMIYLILGLMVGSLYAIVMGPRTVHIPGTETYYQVMKFKSFSGIFFFIGGLIIFGLDEMKKQINKRQTKEIPLS from the coding sequence ATGATTATTATTAATTTTATTCGTGGTTTTTTTATGGCTGTGGCAGATAGTGTGCCTGGGGTATCAGGAGGAACAATCGCCTTTATCATGGGGTTTTATGATGATTTCATTAATTCATTAGACCGGATTGTTTCTAAATCTGTAAAATTAAAAGAAAAGAAGAACGCATTTATATTTTTAGGTAAAATTGGATTTGGATGGATATTTGGAATGGGAATTAGTGTTCTGATTCTATCCGCATTTTTTGAACAAGAAGTATATAGAATTAGTTCATTATTTTTAGGTCTTATTTTATTTTCTATTCCACTTATTATTCATGAAGAAAAAAAATCGTTAAAAGGAAAATATAATAATATAATATTTACACTACTCGGAATTCTATTAGTATCACTGATTACTTACTTTAATCCTGTGAGAAGTTCAGATGCTGTATCTCTTAATTTAGCCTACGGAATTTTTATTTTTGTGGCTGGGATGATTGCAATTTCTGCAATGGTACTACCAGGAATTTCTGGTTCTACCATCTTAGTGATTTTTGGTTTATATGCAACCATTATCACTTCAATTAAAGATTTTATGTCACTTAATCTTCAATCGTTACCGACCTTAATTTTATTTGGTTTAGGTGTGTTAACTGGTGTGATCACTATTATCCCATTATTGAAGTATTTACTAGCTAATCACCGTTCAAAAATGATATATTTAATTTTAGGTTTAATGGTTGGTTCTTTATATGCTATTGTTATGGGACCACGTACCGTACATATTCCAGGTACAGAGACCTATTATCAGGTGATGAAATTTAAATCGTTTAGTGGAATATTCTTTTTCATCGGTGGATTGATTATATTTGGATTAGATGAAATGAAAAAACAGATTAACAAAAGGCAAACAAAAGAAATACCACTCTCTTAA
- the phnC gene encoding phosphonate ABC transporter ATP-binding protein: MIKLKNVSVRYKKGEVHAINNLSLSFEKGEFVCVLGKSGAGKSTFIRCINGIQKPTTGEVVINNTSLLNLKEKELRVVRSNIGMIFQQNYLIPRLTVFQNVITGTFGKRKAWKNLLGVFTDEEKERSNRALRAVELENLTERRVEQLSGGQIQRVGIARALVQKPYVILGDEPVASLDISTSIKIFKLLEKIHKEKQIVTIINVHDVQLAKRFATRIVALKNGEVIFDGAPGELTRDVMNQIYDSEWD, encoded by the coding sequence ATGATCAAGCTAAAGAATGTCTCCGTTCGTTATAAAAAAGGAGAAGTACATGCTATAAATAATCTCTCTCTTTCTTTTGAAAAAGGAGAATTTGTTTGTGTGCTTGGAAAAAGTGGTGCTGGTAAATCGACTTTTATACGTTGTATTAATGGTATACAAAAGCCTACAACAGGAGAGGTAGTTATTAATAATACATCATTGTTAAATTTAAAAGAAAAAGAGTTACGAGTTGTGCGAAGCAATATTGGAATGATTTTTCAGCAGAATTATCTAATTCCACGACTAACAGTCTTTCAAAATGTAATTACTGGTACATTCGGTAAGAGAAAAGCCTGGAAAAATCTATTGGGGGTTTTTACAGATGAAGAAAAAGAACGTTCTAATAGAGCGTTAAGAGCAGTTGAGTTAGAAAATTTAACTGAGCGACGTGTAGAGCAATTAAGTGGTGGACAAATTCAGCGTGTTGGAATTGCAAGAGCGTTAGTGCAAAAACCATACGTTATCCTTGGAGATGAACCTGTAGCTAGTTTAGACATTAGTACATCAATTAAAATTTTTAAGTTATTAGAGAAAATTCACAAAGAAAAACAAATCGTGACAATTATCAATGTACATGATGTACAATTAGCAAAACGCTTTGCAACAAGAATTGTGGCACTTAAAAATGGAGAGGTTATTTTTGATGGTGCTCCTGGTGAACTTACAAGAGATGTTATGAACCAAATATATGACTCTGAATGGGATTAA
- the phnE gene encoding phosphonate ABC transporter, permease protein PhnE, producing MVWFKRKSIIVAIFLIIITWFSTNLTNFHMRNFANFSNAIKFVMNRFFPIEWSLFPRQFEAGLITLAVAFLGSFFALLIAIPFSFLAAHNTNRHAIFYGFTRTFLSILRSVPEIVFGLILVVALGLGPFPAVLAIILHNIGVLGKLISELIESADQGPQDAMKAVGATSWVAVVFSILPQIWPNVLSHFFYRFEVAIRTSLILGFIGGGGLGQLLFNHFSSFYYTAVALDIIMIMALVIIIDFIGGYVRKTVI from the coding sequence ATGGTCTGGTTTAAACGAAAATCTATTATAGTTGCTATATTTCTAATCATAATTACTTGGTTTAGTACCAATCTGACTAACTTCCATATGCGGAACTTTGCAAATTTTAGTAATGCGATTAAATTTGTGATGAATCGATTTTTCCCAATAGAATGGTCATTATTTCCACGACAATTTGAAGCAGGTTTAATCACGCTAGCAGTTGCATTTTTAGGATCGTTTTTTGCACTATTAATAGCAATACCGTTCAGCTTTTTAGCAGCGCATAATACGAATCGACATGCTATTTTTTATGGGTTTACAAGAACATTCTTGAGCATACTTCGTTCAGTTCCCGAAATCGTATTTGGATTGATTTTAGTTGTTGCCCTTGGTTTAGGACCTTTTCCTGCTGTATTAGCAATCATTTTACATAATATAGGAGTTCTCGGGAAACTCATTTCAGAGTTAATTGAGTCAGCTGATCAAGGGCCTCAAGACGCTATGAAAGCTGTAGGTGCCACTTCTTGGGTTGCTGTTGTTTTTTCAATTTTGCCTCAAATATGGCCAAATGTCCTCTCTCATTTCTTTTATCGGTTTGAAGTTGCGATTAGAACATCTCTTATTTTAGGTTTCATTGGGGGTGGAGGACTAGGCCAATTATTGTTTAACCATTTTAGTAGTTTCTACTACACTGCAGTTGCACTTGATATTATCATGATTATGGCGTTAGTTATAATTATTGACTTTATAGGTGGATATGTTAGGAAAACTGTTATATAA
- the phnD gene encoding phosphate/phosphite/phosphonate ABC transporter substrate-binding protein, producing the protein MKKIAIVIALLSILIISACKKSDSNLPTFKVAVIPAQTTGVVEEGYKKLEHVLADGLNRKVELIIYPNYNAVVEAINYNHVDLAFLGPTTYLIAREQSGAEAIATPLINGEPYYHSYIITHADSPWNNLDELLQEVETIDFAFGSIVSTSGSIIPSYELLQRNVFTTEENHNFKSVVYTGSHDVTALQVQNKLVDAGAIDSAIFHSLANSGDIDESEFTIIWQSEQLYQYPWVVPAGTDRELINDIQSVFLEITDPEILEVFGGASGFVVADSDKYQNVLQAINAVRPEMLKPKE; encoded by the coding sequence TTGAAAAAAATAGCCATTGTAATTGCTTTACTTTCAATCTTAATAATCAGTGCTTGTAAAAAAAGTGATTCAAACTTACCAACTTTTAAGGTAGCAGTAATTCCAGCCCAAACAACAGGTGTAGTTGAAGAAGGATATAAAAAGTTAGAACACGTTCTAGCTGATGGATTAAACCGTAAAGTTGAGCTAATAATTTATCCGAACTATAATGCAGTAGTAGAAGCAATTAATTATAATCATGTAGACCTAGCGTTTTTAGGGCCAACAACTTACTTGATTGCTCGTGAGCAAAGTGGTGCTGAGGCAATTGCTACACCACTGATTAATGGAGAACCATATTACCATTCATATATTATTACTCATGCCGACTCGCCTTGGAACAACTTAGATGAATTGTTGCAAGAGGTAGAAACAATTGATTTTGCATTCGGTAGTATAGTTTCGACATCAGGTTCAATTATCCCATCTTATGAATTACTACAGCGGAACGTATTTACAACAGAAGAAAATCATAATTTTAAATCTGTTGTTTATACCGGCTCACACGATGTTACTGCTTTGCAAGTACAAAATAAGTTAGTAGATGCAGGTGCAATAGATAGTGCTATTTTTCACTCTCTAGCTAATAGTGGCGATATCGACGAATCAGAGTTTACTATCATTTGGCAATCAGAGCAACTTTATCAATATCCATGGGTTGTACCTGCTGGCACAGATCGTGAACTAATAAACGATATACAATCTGTATTTTTAGAGATTACTGACCCTGAAATTTTAGAGGTATTTGGTGGTGCATCAGGCTTTGTTGTTGCTGATTCTGATAAGTACCAAAATGTGTTACAGGCTATTAATGCAGTACGACCTGAGATGTTAAAACCAAAAGAATAG
- a CDS encoding GNAT family N-acetyltransferase yields MIFFEAKTKNEIDEITDINKIKEDLKNGLYLYQYDSQVIGMGRFSGFSRNYIDLTTIYINPKNRNKGHGKKLMQNMILTALDLNKTPVTQTAVKNIYAKRAYESLGFVPINDYSFEFIT; encoded by the coding sequence TTGATTTTTTTTGAAGCAAAGACTAAAAATGAGATAGATGAAATTACTGATATTAATAAAATAAAAGAAGATTTAAAAAATGGTCTTTATCTATATCAATATGATAGTCAGGTTATTGGCATGGGACGATTTAGTGGCTTTTCTCGAAACTATATAGATCTTACAACAATTTATATTAATCCAAAAAATAGAAATAAAGGTCATGGAAAAAAATTAATGCAAAATATGATTTTAACAGCACTAGATTTAAATAAAACACCTGTTACTCAAACTGCTGTTAAAAATATATATGCTAAAAGAGCATATGAATCACTAGGTTTTGTACCAATTAACGATTATTCATTTGAATTTATAACATGA
- a CDS encoding GNAT family N-acetyltransferase, translated as MNNYEFRSITIDDLPVMAELLIGRQNLETKEYPFLNNSCLNVNYVMGTLEKLIVNIKVIGIGAFVNDELVGYIMGEIIISNRVGRYAAVPYEGIAIKTDQSSELIRYLYAKVSVLWLEQGCFNHSIYVPIANQVYYEGFLQLSFSIEQVHAVMNIEEYIPFENVADVDIRLANKMDSEVLGKMSSIITKFQNTAPIFIPVLPEVLAKIKEGFKRLVDDDDDVIALLIAEEADKELGFQLYEMITSNLMTPDDGIELSVAGTYYSQMRRGIGKKLMNEGCKIIKEKGYSYIKADWRITNLASSTFWPKCGFRPVVYRMERYIDRNYAWANSNNPSIKQL; from the coding sequence ATGAATAACTATGAATTTCGATCAATAACTATTGATGATTTACCTGTAATGGCAGAGCTACTAATAGGTAGGCAAAACCTTGAGACTAAGGAATATCCATTTCTAAATAATAGTTGTCTTAATGTGAACTATGTTATGGGTACGCTTGAAAAATTAATTGTCAATATTAAAGTTATTGGAATCGGTGCATTTGTTAATGATGAACTAGTAGGTTATATAATGGGAGAGATTATAATCAGTAATAGAGTAGGTAGGTATGCAGCAGTTCCCTATGAGGGTATTGCGATTAAAACGGATCAATCATCTGAACTCATAAGGTATCTGTATGCGAAGGTGTCAGTTCTGTGGCTTGAACAAGGTTGCTTTAATCACTCTATCTATGTACCAATTGCAAACCAGGTATACTATGAGGGATTTCTACAATTAAGCTTTTCTATTGAACAAGTACATGCTGTAATGAACATAGAGGAATACATTCCTTTTGAAAATGTTGCAGATGTAGATATCAGACTTGCTAATAAAATGGATAGTGAAGTACTGGGAAAAATGTCCAGTATAATCACTAAATTCCAAAATACTGCACCTATATTTATACCAGTCCTTCCTGAAGTTTTAGCGAAAATAAAAGAAGGTTTTAAAAGGTTGGTAGACGATGATGATGATGTGATCGCTCTTCTTATTGCTGAAGAAGCTGATAAGGAATTAGGATTTCAATTATATGAAATGATTACTTCGAATTTGATGACACCTGATGATGGAATAGAGTTAAGTGTAGCTGGTACCTATTATTCCCAAATGAGAAGAGGCATTGGTAAAAAATTAATGAATGAAGGATGCAAGATTATAAAAGAAAAGGGATATAGCTACATAAAAGCAGATTGGAGAATAACCAACCTTGCTTCTTCGACATTTTGGCCGAAGTGTGGATTTAGGCCTGTAGTATATAGAATGGAGAGGTACATTGACAGAAACTATGCATGGGCAAACTCTAATAACCCAAGTATTAAGCAGCTATAG
- a CDS encoding helix-turn-helix domain-containing protein has protein sequence MDQIEIGKRIRVLRKEKKLTLEQIAGDHFTRGYISQIELGRVKPSFTVLAHIANQLDVKIEDLIITNNEYKQINDLLLKLEIETTNNNYSNAISLIKNVKIKIKHPFVYKINLYEAKAYFHLKKYNECIRIIKQLFAKKDVDNVSLYKLEAYALYGDALFNLGLYKESIIQYDQLISYAQNNKLPYNKRLANIYLNKATAYQNLKDYDTAIFYYTELLSFMKHNKILEPLLDAYIRIGFCYYKKGNLETAKIYINDGFQINKILDNDIQQAESQIILSYINFEEGKYNSAEEYCKKSLSVFENINSDNGIIESMYILAKIYKYKNKLDEGVKTLNDLYILIEKTNLKQINKDLIKDIATLYMDYNLHQEASFLFSVLVKNLYLEEKSN, from the coding sequence ATGGATCAAATAGAAATAGGAAAAAGAATTAGAGTATTAAGAAAAGAAAAGAAATTAACATTAGAACAAATTGCGGGAGATCATTTTACTAGAGGGTATATAAGTCAAATAGAATTAGGTCGTGTAAAACCATCTTTTACTGTATTAGCGCATATAGCGAATCAATTAGATGTAAAGATAGAAGATTTAATTATAACAAATAACGAATACAAACAAATTAATGATTTGTTATTGAAATTAGAAATTGAAACTACTAATAACAATTATTCAAATGCAATATCCTTAATAAAAAATGTTAAAATAAAAATAAAGCACCCTTTTGTATATAAAATTAACTTATATGAAGCAAAAGCATATTTCCATCTAAAAAAGTATAATGAATGTATAAGAATAATTAAGCAATTATTTGCAAAAAAAGATGTGGACAATGTATCTCTTTATAAACTAGAAGCTTATGCACTATATGGAGATGCATTATTTAACCTTGGTTTATATAAAGAAAGTATTATTCAATATGATCAGTTGATAAGTTACGCTCAAAATAATAAATTACCTTACAATAAAAGATTAGCTAATATTTATTTAAATAAAGCAACTGCATATCAAAATTTGAAGGATTATGACACGGCTATTTTTTATTATACTGAGTTGCTATCTTTTATGAAACATAATAAAATATTGGAACCATTATTGGATGCATATATAAGAATCGGCTTTTGTTATTATAAGAAAGGAAACCTAGAAACTGCAAAGATATATATAAATGATGGTTTTCAAATTAATAAAATATTAGATAATGATATACAACAAGCCGAATCTCAAATAATATTAAGCTATATTAATTTTGAGGAAGGAAAATATAATAGTGCAGAAGAATATTGTAAAAAATCATTAAGTGTATTTGAAAATATAAACTCCGATAATGGTATTATTGAATCAATGTATATATTAGCAAAGATATACAAATATAAAAATAAGTTGGATGAAGGAGTTAAAACACTAAATGATCTTTATATACTAATTGAAAAGACGAATTTAAAACAAATAAATAAAGACTTAATAAAAGATATAGCAACCCTTTATATGGACTATAATCTTCACCAAGAAGCGAGTTTTCTTTTTTCTGTTTTGGTTAAAAATTTATACTTGGAAGAAAAGTCTAATTAG